CTACGTTTTGATTGTTTGTTTATAACCTGTATGAATTTGAATGGTGTGATGCTTGCTTCATTTGCACACCCATGTTTATTTGTGTATTTACATTTTTGCGTCCGTGGGACGCAGGCAATCTGAGTTGGCTACGTGAGTGTCTGGAGAACAAAGTGGGAATTAATGGACTGGACAAAGCTGGGAATACTGCCCTCTACTGGGGATGCCACGGAGGACACAAAGGTAACAGATCTGTCTACTACACACATGCCACAACACATGCATTGTTGCACAGACTCATGCACTCACACAAATGTGCcaacgcacacacgcactcagctttttttttttcttgaatGACAGAGCAAATGCATGTCAgcctacacacgcacacgctgTTGTGAGATGTATGACAGTTTTATGTTGTGTTGTAATTTTTGTGACAGATGTGGTGGAGATCTTGCTGGGGCAGTCTAGCGTTGAGTTGAACCAGCAGGTGAGAAGAACAGTTTACACATTTGGAAAATGCGGTTTCAGGCAAATTCTTATGATTGATCAAAAAAAAATGTACAGCCTGATTGGGCTGTATGCGATTGATGCATACAGTATTAAACTCGAAAGACTATATTTAGACTCAAGTCCAGGACTAGATTAActtcattttttatatataagtATTTCAAAGGTGATTCTTTATTGAGCATGCATTTTAGTCCAGTGcttggcttaatctgtgtctgggaaactgtccCTACATGGTGAGAATTATGCAAAAAATGTGATGGGAAAGGTCTTTGACATGTCGGCTGTTCTGTTCCGCTGCAGAATAAACTGGGAGACACTGCTCTGCATGCTGCCACCTGGAAGGGATACTCCGACATAGTGGAGATGTTACTGAATAAGAGTAAGCCCGTCTACCTTTCGTTTCATGTTCcatctttttttgtttgttgttgctcTCTTTTCCTGTTTAGGTtcccatctctgtgtgtgtatgagccaGGGTTTGGGGCTCAGTTCACATCGaagtcagtcaattcagaaagtgatATGAATTTGAAATATAAAATTAGACACATACCTTCTCCTGTTTTAACTGATTAAAAATTTATTCGAAATAAgcccttttctttattttttacttcctgaattgactgagttCCATTTAGAATTGACCATAACCCTAGTATGAGCATGTCTGGTTGTTTGTATGTTAATCATTTTCTATATTTGTGTTTATTTCCGTATTTGTGTTTCAGATGCCAGGATGGATATTAAAAACAATGAGAAGAAGCTGGCTCTGGAGATGGCCACCAATGCCCAGTGTGCCTCTCTCATCAAGAGGAAACAAGGAGGCAGTGAGTCATTTAGGCCAGAACGTGGAAGCCTTACACTATTTCGTTTTCCCGGAAACTGATGAAAGCCCTAGTCCCGGGACTCAAAAGTACTTTCAGTGGGGAATCTCTATTGCACATGTTTCTTGGTCCATGACCATGCTTAATCTGTATCTGTGAAACGGGCCCTTATTGTCACACATAACACTACTAAGAATGCAAGATGACAAAATGAGGAACCCCCAACAAAGAACTGTCCAGTCCATACTGGAACATAGTTGTACTTTTGCAATCATGGGTCCCTTAATAGaggaaatgtttttttaattccATGAAATGTAATTGAATCTCCTACCACTGTTACTGGCCTAAGCTCTTCCTTCCGATTTGTTCTATTACAGATATCACACGTACACACAGCAACGCCGATGAATACCTTGACGACGAAGACTCTGACTGAGCCCACTCCGAAAGGGGGGGAATATCTCAGGCCTGTCTGTCATGGGATGGGGGGAGTTTGCAGTGTGTGGGACATTTATTAGCTgggtggggagggagaaggagttCGGATACCATTCCAATTTTTCCAAATATTTTCTGAACATTTGTTCAACATTCTGAAAAACAATTGTAATTAAAGTAATACAAGACATATAATTAATAATGTGAATGGAACATGGAATTTATAAAACCTTAGGGCCGTGGAGAGGTGACGTCTTTATTATTAAATTCTGGTAGATGATTGGCTGTTCTAAGGGAACTAATAGCATGGGTTCCACTGTCGGTGATTGCTGACAccagagagattgacatgcaatGAATTCCTACAAATATCTCCTGGACCAATCATATCTCCCATTGAAGGTGGTCTGAACCTGCATCG
This window of the Oncorhynchus tshawytscha isolate Ot180627B linkage group LG12, Otsh_v2.0, whole genome shotgun sequence genome carries:
- the LOC112263256 gene encoding osteoclast-stimulating factor 1, giving the protein MSKPPPKPAKPGQVKVFRAMFTFDPRTPDELYFEEGDILYISDTSDSNWWKGTCRGRTGLIPSNYVAEQAESIDNPMHEAAKRGNLSWLRECLENKVGINGLDKAGNTALYWGCHGGHKDVVEILLGQSSVELNQQNKLGDTALHAATWKGYSDIVEMLLNKNARMDIKNNEKKLALEMATNAQCASLIKRKQGGNITRTHSNADEYLDDEDSD